From one Lycium barbarum isolate Lr01 chromosome 6, ASM1917538v2, whole genome shotgun sequence genomic stretch:
- the LOC132599035 gene encoding thioredoxin M3, chloroplastic-like — protein MAAYPTNNAPCSLSRTSSLQLAYKCTKQRQIVRIGLSFATSSPSPLRVFCLRETKAAAVTAKSWEKLILSSDAPVLVEFRATWCGPCQMVHRIIDEIAAEYSGRLKCYVLDADSESQVAENYDIKAVPVVLLFKNGEKIESVIGTMPKEFYVAAIERLLAS, from the exons ATGGCTGCTTACCCCACCAACAACGCTCCTTGTTCTCTCTCACGCACCTCATCTCTACAGTTGGCATACAAGTGTACTAAACAACGCCAAATTGTTCGAATCGGTCTCTCCTTCGCAAcctcttctccttctcctctaCGTGTTTTCTGCCTCCGTGAAACTAAAG CTGCAGCTGTGACTGCTAAGTCATGGGAGAAATTGATATTGAGCAGTGATGCTCCTGTTCTTGTTGAGTTTCGTGCCACTTGGTGTGGCCCCTGCCAGATGGTTCACCGGATAATTGATGAGATTGCAGCTGAGTATTCAGGGAGATTGAAATGCTACGTACTCGATGCAGATAGTGAATCACAAGTTGCTGAGAACTATGATATCAAGGCTGTTCCTGTGGTGTTACTGTTCAAGAATGGCGAGAAAATTGAGTCTGTCATCGGAACAATGCCCAAGGAGTTCTATGTTGCTGCCATTGAAAGGCTTCTAGCTTCTTAG